The Alkalicoccobacillus plakortidis genome contains a region encoding:
- the rpoB gene encoding DNA-directed RNA polymerase subunit beta, whose product MAGQLIQYGRHRQRRSYARINEVLELPNLIEIQTASYQWFLDVGLREMFQDISPIQDFTGNLVLEFIDYSLGEPKYPVEESKERDVTFAAPLRVKVRLINKETGEVKEQEVFMGDFPLMTDTGTFVINGAERVIVSQLVRSPSVYYSQKTDKNGKKGFTATVIPNRGAWLELETDAKDIVYVRIDRTRKIPVTVLLRALGFGSDQEMVDLLGENEYLRNSLEKDNTDSTEKALLEIYERLRPGEPPTVENAKSLLDSRFFDPKRYDLANVGRYKMNKKLHIKNRLFNQRIAETLVDPETGEILAEEGTVLDRRTLDRIIPYLENNVGFKKVYTSGGVIEDEEINIQSVKIYAPSDREGEQVIDVIGNGMVERDVKHIAPSDIISAISYFFNLLHGVGDTDDIDHLGNRRLRSVGELLQNQFRIGLSRMERVVRERMSIQDPNMITPQALINIRPVIASIKEFFGSSQLSQFMDQTNPLAELTHKRRLSALGPGGLTRERAGFEVRDVHYSHYGRMCPIETPEGPNIGLINSLSSYAKVNEFGFMETPYRRVDPETGMVTKQIDYLTADEEDNYVVAQANAKLTEDGAFVDDNIIARFRGENTVVARERLDYMDVSPKQVVSAATSCIPFLENDDSNRALMGANMQRQAVPLLVPESPIVGTGMEHVSARDSGAAVVSKFRGEVERVTAKEIWVRRIEEVDGQDVKGDLDKYRLQKFIRSNQGTSYNQRPIVAEGDIVDKREILADGPSMEKGEMALGRNVMVGFMTWEGYNYEDAIILSERLVKDDVYTSIHIEEYESDARDTKLGPEEITRDIPNVGEDALRNLDERGIIRTGAEVKDGDILVGKVTPKGVTELTAEERLLHAIFGEKAREVRDTSLRAPHGGDGIVLDVKIFNREDGDELPPGVNQLVRVYIVQKRKIHEGDKMAGRHGNKGVISRILPEEDMPYLPDGTPIDIMLNPLGVPSRMNIGQVLELHLGMAARKLGIHVASPVFDGAREEDVWGTLEEAGMARDGKTVLYDGRTGEPFDNRISVGIMYMIKLAHMVDDKLHARSTGPYSLVTQQPLGGKAQFGGQRFGEMEVWALEAYGAAYTLQEILTVKSDDVVGRVKTYEAIVKGENVPEPGVPESFKVLIKELQSLGMDVKMLSSNEEEIEMRELDDEEEQGNDKLNLNFEPSAKA is encoded by the coding sequence TTGGCAGGACAACTAATTCAGTATGGACGTCACCGCCAGCGTAGAAGCTACGCGAGAATCAATGAGGTATTGGAACTTCCTAACTTGATTGAAATTCAGACAGCTTCCTACCAATGGTTTCTTGATGTAGGACTACGTGAGATGTTCCAGGACATTTCACCAATCCAAGATTTCACAGGTAACTTGGTTTTGGAATTTATTGACTACAGCCTGGGAGAACCGAAATATCCTGTAGAGGAGTCAAAAGAACGTGATGTAACGTTTGCTGCTCCTTTGCGTGTGAAGGTTCGTTTGATTAACAAAGAAACAGGTGAAGTTAAAGAGCAGGAAGTGTTTATGGGCGACTTCCCTCTTATGACAGATACCGGTACGTTTGTCATTAATGGAGCAGAGCGAGTAATTGTTTCGCAACTGGTTCGTTCCCCAAGCGTATATTACAGTCAAAAAACAGACAAAAACGGAAAAAAAGGGTTTACTGCTACTGTCATCCCGAACCGTGGAGCGTGGCTTGAGCTTGAAACGGATGCAAAGGATATTGTTTACGTCCGGATAGACCGCACAAGAAAAATACCAGTGACGGTTCTTTTGCGTGCTCTTGGATTCGGTTCGGATCAAGAGATGGTCGATCTTCTTGGAGAGAACGAGTATCTTCGTAATTCTCTTGAGAAAGACAACACAGACAGCACAGAAAAAGCATTACTAGAAATCTATGAGCGTTTACGCCCTGGTGAGCCGCCAACGGTTGAAAATGCGAAGAGTCTACTTGATTCTCGTTTCTTTGATCCGAAGCGTTATGACCTAGCGAATGTTGGACGCTACAAGATGAATAAAAAGCTTCATATAAAAAATCGTCTCTTTAACCAACGCATTGCTGAAACGTTAGTAGACCCAGAAACAGGAGAAATTTTAGCTGAAGAGGGTACAGTACTTGATCGTCGTACACTTGACCGTATTATTCCTTACTTAGAGAATAATGTTGGTTTCAAGAAAGTGTACACGTCTGGTGGCGTTATTGAGGACGAGGAGATTAATATCCAGTCTGTAAAAATCTATGCGCCGAGTGATCGCGAAGGTGAACAAGTAATAGATGTTATTGGTAACGGAATGGTAGAGCGTGATGTGAAGCATATCGCACCATCAGATATCATTTCAGCTATCAGCTATTTCTTTAACCTTTTACACGGTGTTGGCGATACAGATGATATTGATCACCTTGGAAACCGTCGTCTACGTTCAGTAGGGGAGCTCTTACAAAATCAGTTCCGTATTGGTCTATCTCGTATGGAGCGGGTTGTACGTGAGAGAATGTCGATCCAAGATCCAAATATGATTACTCCACAGGCGTTAATTAACATTCGTCCAGTAATCGCATCAATTAAAGAGTTCTTTGGTAGTTCTCAGCTTTCTCAGTTTATGGATCAAACAAATCCACTAGCTGAGCTGACACATAAACGTAGACTATCTGCACTCGGACCCGGTGGTTTAACAAGGGAGCGGGCTGGATTTGAAGTTCGTGACGTTCACTACTCTCACTATGGTCGTATGTGTCCGATTGAAACGCCAGAGGGACCAAACATTGGTCTAATTAACTCTTTATCTTCATATGCGAAGGTGAATGAGTTTGGCTTTATGGAGACTCCATACCGTCGGGTTGATCCTGAAACAGGTATGGTTACTAAACAAATTGATTATCTAACTGCGGATGAAGAGGATAACTATGTTGTCGCACAGGCGAATGCAAAGTTAACAGAAGATGGCGCATTTGTTGATGACAATATTATTGCTCGTTTCCGTGGAGAAAATACAGTTGTTGCTCGTGAACGTTTAGATTATATGGATGTATCGCCTAAGCAGGTTGTTTCTGCCGCGACTTCATGTATCCCGTTCCTAGAAAACGATGACTCCAACCGTGCCCTAATGGGTGCGAACATGCAGCGTCAAGCTGTTCCGCTTTTAGTACCTGAGTCTCCGATTGTTGGAACAGGTATGGAGCATGTGTCAGCAAGAGACTCTGGAGCTGCGGTTGTTTCCAAGTTCCGTGGAGAAGTTGAACGTGTAACGGCTAAGGAAATCTGGGTTCGTCGCATTGAAGAAGTTGACGGACAGGATGTAAAAGGTGACCTTGATAAATACCGTCTTCAAAAGTTCATTCGTTCTAACCAAGGAACAAGTTACAATCAACGTCCTATTGTTGCAGAGGGCGACATTGTTGATAAGCGTGAAATCCTTGCCGATGGTCCTTCCATGGAAAAAGGCGAAATGGCTCTAGGCCGTAACGTTATGGTTGGTTTCATGACATGGGAAGGTTACAACTATGAGGATGCGATCATTTTAAGTGAGCGCCTTGTAAAAGATGATGTGTATACATCGATTCACATTGAAGAATATGAATCTGATGCTAGAGATACAAAGCTTGGACCAGAGGAAATCACTCGTGATATTCCAAACGTTGGTGAAGATGCACTACGTAATCTGGATGAGCGCGGCATCATCCGTACCGGTGCAGAAGTTAAAGACGGTGATATTCTAGTTGGTAAGGTTACACCTAAGGGAGTAACGGAACTAACAGCTGAGGAACGTCTACTTCATGCAATCTTTGGTGAGAAGGCACGTGAAGTACGTGATACATCACTTCGTGCACCTCATGGTGGAGACGGTATTGTGCTTGATGTTAAGATCTTCAATCGTGAAGATGGAGATGAATTACCACCTGGTGTGAATCAGCTAGTACGTGTTTACATCGTACAAAAGCGTAAGATTCATGAAGGGGATAAAATGGCCGGTCGTCACGGAAACAAAGGGGTTATCTCGCGTATCCTTCCAGAGGAAGATATGCCGTACCTACCTGATGGCACACCAATTGACATCATGTTAAACCCACTAGGGGTACCTTCTCGTATGAACATCGGACAAGTGCTTGAGCTTCATTTAGGAATGGCTGCTCGTAAGCTTGGTATCCACGTTGCATCTCCAGTATTTGATGGAGCGCGTGAGGAAGATGTTTGGGGTACGCTTGAAGAAGCGGGCATGGCACGTGATGGTAAGACAGTGCTATATGATGGACGTACAGGTGAGCCGTTTGATAACCGTATCTCTGTAGGTATTATGTACATGATCAAACTTGCTCACATGGTTGATGATAAGTTGCACGCTCGTTCAACTGGACCTTATTCACTTGTTACGCAACAGCCATTGGGTGGTAAAGCTCAATTTGGTGGACAGCGTTTTGGTGAGATGGAGGTTTGGGCACTTGAGGCATATGGTGCTGCTTATACACTTCAGGAGATCCTGACAGTGAAATCAGATGACGTGGTTGGTCGTGTGAAAACATACGAAGCCATTGTAAAAGGTGAGAATGTTCCTGAACCAGGAGTACCTGAATCCTTTAAAGTTCTGATTAAAGAGCTTCAATCACTTGGTATGGACGTGAAAATGCTCTCTAGCAACGAAGAAGAGATTGAAATGAGAGAGCTTGATGATGAAGAAGAACAAGGAAACGATAAGCTGAATTTGAACTTTGAGCCAAGTGCTAAGGCGTAA